In one window of Polynucleobacter sp. AM-7D1 DNA:
- a CDS encoding DUF2889 domain-containing protein yields the protein MLSTPANRNPLHTREITFQGYAREDGLWDIEAHLRDFKFHPFTTGGKTWEPGQAFHDMWVRITVNTELVILAIEVSMDSHPHPECPQVIPPMDALIGARLGKGWRKTINEHLGGIKGCTHLRELLSSIATAAFQSIPGALFDPDDNKPPLYLGTCKSWDFDGPVVMRVYPKFYKWKATV from the coding sequence ATGCTATCAACCCCAGCAAACAGAAATCCACTCCATACCCGTGAAATTACTTTCCAAGGCTATGCCCGAGAGGATGGCTTGTGGGACATAGAGGCCCATCTACGAGACTTTAAATTTCATCCCTTCACTACTGGCGGGAAAACCTGGGAGCCAGGCCAAGCATTTCATGACATGTGGGTTCGCATTACTGTGAACACGGAATTAGTAATCCTAGCAATCGAGGTGTCCATGGATAGCCATCCCCATCCAGAATGTCCTCAAGTAATCCCTCCAATGGATGCGCTGATTGGTGCGCGTCTTGGCAAAGGTTGGCGCAAAACTATTAATGAACATCTTGGAGGAATTAAGGGCTGCACACACCTACGAGAGCTACTCAGCAGTATCGCTACTGCTGCCTTTCAATCGATTCCTGGAGCCCTCTTTGATCCGGATGACAACAAGCCGCCACTATATTTGGGAACTTGTAAGTCTTGGGACTTTGACGGACCAGTAGTAATGCGCGTCTATCCCAAGTTTTACAAATGGAAAGCTACAGTCTAG
- a CDS encoding pseudouridine synthase produces MAKPISLEKILFSQGFGTRRYCSDLVYADLVKVNGVLAEDPEDRIATEGLMLNVEGKDWEFHEKAYIAFNKPPNYECSHKTTHHPSVYSLLPKPFVERGLQCVGRLDFDTTGLILISDDGQFIHKMTTPKKNIGKVYEITTPEPITQKQMDHLLSGVVLDDDPKPCFATDCKQLSENVLAMTIVEGRYHQVKRMMAAVGNHVAKLHRTEIGQYRMPADLNEGEWRWLYPEDLQKLSKSVDAPIV; encoded by the coding sequence ATGGCAAAACCAATTTCTCTCGAAAAAATATTATTTAGCCAAGGATTTGGCACAAGGCGCTATTGCAGCGATTTAGTCTATGCCGACCTAGTGAAAGTTAATGGTGTTTTGGCGGAAGATCCAGAGGATCGTATTGCGACTGAGGGTTTGATGCTGAACGTGGAAGGCAAAGATTGGGAGTTTCATGAAAAAGCCTACATCGCCTTTAATAAGCCCCCAAACTATGAGTGCTCTCATAAAACTACACATCACCCCAGCGTCTACAGTTTGTTACCAAAGCCATTTGTAGAGCGAGGATTACAGTGTGTCGGCCGCTTAGACTTTGATACTACTGGCCTTATTTTGATTTCGGATGATGGCCAGTTTATTCATAAGATGACTACGCCAAAGAAAAATATTGGCAAGGTCTATGAGATTACTACCCCTGAGCCTATTACTCAAAAGCAGATGGATCACTTGTTAAGTGGCGTTGTGCTGGATGATGACCCAAAACCCTGTTTTGCGACGGATTGCAAACAGCTTAGTGAAAATGTTTTGGCTATGACTATAGTTGAGGGCCGCTACCATCAGGTCAAACGAATGATGGCTGCTGTAGGTAATCATGTTGCTAAGCTGCATCGTACTGAAATCGGACAATACCGTATGCCTGCCGATTTGAATGAAGGTGAGTGGCGTTGGCTTTATCCAGAAGATTTACAGAAGCTATCTAAGAGTGTGGATGCCCCCATTGTCTAA
- a CDS encoding 4a-hydroxytetrahydrobiopterin dehydratase, whose product MSKPKLLAKDFDFAKVVPDWQLNLATQELERVFVFRDFKAAFEFMTLSANKAEELDHHPDWSNSWNRVSVRLSTHSMKALTELDIAMASAMDRYALQVQA is encoded by the coding sequence TTGTCTAAACCTAAACTCCTTGCAAAGGATTTTGACTTTGCAAAAGTAGTGCCCGATTGGCAGCTTAATTTAGCTACTCAAGAGCTAGAGCGAGTATTTGTATTTCGGGATTTCAAGGCGGCATTTGAGTTTATGACTCTAAGTGCTAATAAGGCGGAGGAGTTAGATCATCATCCAGATTGGTCTAACTCTTGGAACCGAGTATCAGTGCGCTTAAGCACACATTCAATGAAAGCCTTGACTGAACTCGATATCGCCATGGCAAGCGCCATGGATCGATATGCTTTACAAGTCCAGGCTTAG
- a CDS encoding isochorismatase family protein, whose amino-acid sequence MRTSNQIHSESSILILIDLQGRLMPAIDQGESVLDQCIRSAKIAQLLGIPIIGTEQSPKSLGSNIESIKSFCSQTISKGHFNACADGLTAAIPTNRQQCILMGCEAHVCLMQTALKLIDEGYDVSIVVDGVGSRRALDKQIALDRLSTAGARLITGEMLGFEWLKSAQNPAFKEALALLKE is encoded by the coding sequence ATGAGAACATCCAATCAAATTCATTCAGAGTCATCCATCCTCATCCTGATTGATTTACAGGGTCGTCTCATGCCCGCAATTGATCAAGGTGAGTCGGTGCTAGATCAATGTATTCGTAGCGCCAAAATTGCCCAACTTCTCGGGATTCCAATCATTGGCACAGAGCAAAGCCCAAAGAGCCTTGGAAGCAATATTGAATCCATTAAATCTTTTTGTAGCCAAACCATTAGCAAAGGGCATTTCAATGCCTGCGCAGATGGCCTCACAGCAGCCATTCCCACCAATCGCCAGCAATGCATTCTGATGGGATGCGAGGCCCATGTGTGCTTAATGCAAACCGCACTGAAATTAATCGATGAGGGTTATGACGTATCCATAGTAGTGGATGGGGTTGGCTCACGCCGAGCACTCGATAAACAAATCGCTCTTGATCGACTGAGTACTGCTGGAGCCAGACTGATTACTGGAGAAATGCTGGGATTTGAGTGGCTAAAGAGCGCTCAAAATCCAGCCTTCAAAGAAGCTCTTGCTCTACTGAAAGAATAG
- a CDS encoding GNAT family N-acetyltransferase, whose translation MKTATSFPSKTYTLDSGEHYLIRPIHSDDRDRIIELFSHLSPESRYLRFAHAISKLPDAFLDDILQLDYAKEMALVAVITNKKGDAEIIGISRYVTPPNNNVCEFSLSVSDIYAAHGIGTHLMLDLITYAKENQLQEMLGYVLSKNLKMLHLVSELGFEVTKLDDDPDFKTVSLLL comes from the coding sequence ATGAAGACAGCAACCTCATTTCCCAGCAAGACTTATACCCTTGATAGTGGCGAACACTATCTAATTCGCCCCATCCATTCAGATGACCGAGATCGAATTATTGAGCTATTCAGCCATCTCTCACCAGAAAGTCGTTACTTAAGATTTGCCCATGCAATCTCCAAGCTTCCAGACGCCTTTCTGGATGATATTTTGCAATTAGACTACGCAAAAGAAATGGCTCTAGTCGCAGTCATTACAAATAAAAAAGGTGATGCAGAGATTATTGGTATTTCACGTTATGTTACCCCACCCAATAACAATGTTTGCGAGTTCTCTCTGAGCGTAAGTGATATCTATGCGGCACATGGAATAGGTACGCATTTGATGCTTGACCTAATCACATATGCAAAAGAAAATCAATTACAAGAAATGCTTGGATATGTCTTGAGTAAGAACTTAAAAATGTTGCACCTGGTTTCTGAGTTAGGTTTTGAAGTTACCAAGCTTGATGATGATCCCGACTTTAAAACTGTCAGCCTTCTACTGTGA
- a CDS encoding sulfite exporter TauE/SafE family protein, whose product MISLAQAFNDHSAAFFVLAAISVIIVGISKSGFGAGLGVLSLPLMASQSSIHEALAILLPLLIAIDLVGLRRFLKNADWRILKLVLLPAAFGMLLGYLFFSVITPKILSLSIGIFTLLFLIQSLVMSRLNLQEAKPFPLLGRLMGGVSGFTSFIAHIGGPPITIYMLREKVAPMVYTSTLGIFFTVINFGKLLPYAHLDLLNFNQLATSILLLPLVPVGVYLGFYLAEKISAKWYYIVVQFFLLVASIKLIADGLLA is encoded by the coding sequence ATGATTTCCTTGGCTCAGGCCTTTAATGACCACTCTGCAGCCTTTTTTGTATTGGCTGCTATCAGCGTCATCATTGTGGGCATCTCTAAAAGTGGCTTTGGTGCGGGCTTGGGAGTGTTGTCATTGCCGTTAATGGCAAGTCAGTCGAGCATCCATGAAGCCTTGGCTATCTTATTGCCCCTGTTAATTGCGATTGATTTGGTAGGCTTGAGGAGATTTTTGAAAAATGCCGATTGGCGAATCTTAAAGTTAGTTCTTCTACCTGCTGCATTTGGCATGCTGTTGGGCTACCTCTTTTTCTCTGTCATTACCCCCAAAATTCTTTCGCTCTCGATTGGTATCTTTACTTTACTTTTTTTAATTCAGAGTTTAGTGATGTCACGCTTGAATTTGCAGGAAGCTAAACCATTTCCTTTGCTTGGAAGATTGATGGGGGGAGTTTCCGGATTCACTTCATTTATTGCCCACATCGGTGGCCCTCCCATCACAATCTATATGCTGAGAGAAAAAGTCGCACCTATGGTGTACACCTCAACCTTGGGCATTTTTTTCACGGTGATTAATTTTGGTAAGTTACTACCGTATGCTCATCTCGATTTACTCAATTTCAATCAATTAGCCACTTCAATCCTACTGTTGCCTTTGGTTCCAGTAGGTGTCTATTTAGGATTTTATTTAGCCGAAAAGATTTCGGCTAAGTGGTACTACATCGTCGTCCAATTTTTCCTATTGGTGGCAAGCATTAAATTAATCGCTGATGGCTTACTTGCATAA
- a CDS encoding peptidylprolyl isomerase: protein MKLHPIRLFISAVMALGFASAAYSQNALPINAAASVNGVIISNDAVEQGIQAALSQGQKDSPELRKAVLGKMIEISLLSQQAEKDGLANSDRANSQLALIRQNYLADLELSTYISKNPVTDADVQAEYNREIASLGPQGMIIEYKVSDIAVATEADAQAALARIKKGESFDKVAKSVSLAPNKVQGGAVGWVQAGQTLPQIASVLVTLTKGQVSPAPIQMPQGWYLIKLEDKKSSKPPTFEQAKAAIRNGLMQKKQFEFLSQLRQGANIVVR, encoded by the coding sequence ATGAAACTGCATCCCATCCGTTTGTTTATCAGTGCTGTAATGGCATTAGGTTTTGCCTCGGCCGCATATTCTCAAAACGCATTACCGATTAATGCTGCTGCCTCCGTTAATGGGGTGATCATCTCTAACGATGCTGTTGAGCAAGGGATCCAGGCTGCCTTATCTCAAGGTCAAAAGGATTCTCCAGAACTTCGCAAGGCAGTTTTGGGAAAGATGATTGAGATTTCTCTTCTTTCCCAGCAGGCTGAGAAAGATGGTCTTGCTAATTCTGACAGAGCTAATAGTCAACTGGCCCTCATTCGTCAAAATTACTTAGCCGACTTAGAGTTATCTACTTATATTTCTAAAAATCCAGTGACTGATGCCGATGTGCAGGCAGAGTACAACCGTGAGATAGCTTCATTAGGCCCTCAAGGAATGATTATTGAATATAAGGTCAGTGATATTGCTGTTGCTACTGAAGCTGATGCACAAGCTGCCCTAGCTAGAATTAAAAAAGGCGAGTCTTTCGATAAAGTAGCTAAGAGTGTTTCACTCGCACCTAATAAAGTTCAAGGCGGGGCTGTAGGCTGGGTACAAGCCGGTCAGACCTTGCCACAAATTGCTAGTGTTCTCGTAACACTCACTAAAGGTCAGGTTTCACCTGCGCCAATTCAGATGCCACAAGGCTGGTATTTAATTAAATTAGAAGATAAAAAGTCCAGTAAGCCGCCAACTTTTGAGCAAGCTAAAGCAGCTATTCGCAATGGCTTAATGCAGAAGAAGCAATTTGAGTTCTTGTCCCAACTGCGTCAGGGAGCAAATATTGTCGTACGCTAA
- a CDS encoding phasin family protein, whose protein sequence is MSKNPFDLGAMANQAKGMKAAQAVGQAALTSAQEIAQLNQRAAQELSTRLQAKVAELMKTQDPKAAFDYVHAEVLQDAAKEVADYQAQLFQALASGNKELAKIAESMIKDSQHDLIHFVNEATQNAPAGTEPYTSVFKTSFNNALQNFELIRAAMADSFVGFEKSVENMSQFSAAQNNAAKQNPKKKSS, encoded by the coding sequence ATGAGCAAGAATCCATTTGATTTAGGCGCGATGGCAAATCAGGCCAAAGGCATGAAGGCTGCCCAAGCGGTTGGCCAGGCAGCGCTAACTAGCGCTCAGGAAATTGCTCAGTTAAATCAGAGGGCGGCTCAAGAGCTTTCTACTCGATTGCAAGCTAAAGTTGCCGAGCTGATGAAAACACAAGACCCTAAAGCGGCATTCGACTATGTCCACGCCGAAGTCTTGCAAGACGCTGCAAAAGAAGTGGCCGACTATCAGGCCCAACTTTTTCAAGCTCTCGCTAGTGGAAATAAAGAGCTAGCAAAAATTGCCGAATCAATGATTAAAGACTCTCAGCATGACTTAATTCATTTTGTGAATGAAGCTACTCAAAATGCTCCGGCAGGAACTGAGCCATACACTTCTGTATTTAAAACCTCATTTAATAACGCACTTCAGAATTTTGAGTTGATCCGCGCAGCAATGGCGGATTCATTTGTGGGTTTTGAGAAGAGTGTGGAAAATATGAGTCAGTTTTCAGCTGCGCAGAATAATGCTGCAAAACAAAATCCGAAAAAGAAATCAAGTTAA
- a CDS encoding sodium-dependent bicarbonate transport family permease, producing MANFLDPAILFFIFGAFAGFIKSNLEIPQPIARFLSLYLLMALGLKGGFALHKSGFTAEIALSLGLAIFLAILIPIIGYQILRAKLNAFDAAAVAATYGSVSAVTFITATQYLDQFDISYGGHMAAAMALMESPAVIFAIVLANKARSAQASQPQSSQQQSGLSKILHESFTDGAQLLLLGSMAVGLVSGDAGQKLMAPFSIDLFKGMLAFFLLDMGLMAARNIKGLRGKPPITLLYAIGSPLSHALIALGLCKLIGLPLGNTILLMVLASSASYIAVPAVLRHALPEVNPGLYMGMSLGITFPFNIILGIPLYAMIAKLVM from the coding sequence ATGGCAAATTTTTTAGATCCAGCAATTCTATTTTTTATATTTGGCGCATTTGCTGGGTTCATTAAATCAAACCTAGAAATTCCTCAGCCGATTGCTCGATTTCTATCGCTCTACTTATTAATGGCGCTAGGTCTCAAGGGAGGCTTCGCTCTACATAAGTCTGGGTTTACAGCAGAGATTGCACTTTCTCTTGGTCTTGCCATATTCCTAGCCATCCTAATTCCCATCATCGGTTATCAGATTCTGAGAGCCAAATTAAATGCATTTGATGCTGCAGCAGTTGCCGCTACCTATGGATCCGTCAGCGCCGTCACATTTATTACGGCCACCCAATATTTGGATCAATTTGATATTAGTTATGGCGGTCATATGGCGGCAGCCATGGCACTTATGGAGTCCCCAGCAGTCATCTTTGCAATTGTTTTGGCAAATAAGGCGCGATCTGCTCAGGCAAGCCAGCCCCAATCTAGCCAGCAACAATCTGGCCTCTCAAAAATACTGCATGAATCCTTTACTGATGGCGCACAACTTCTACTATTAGGGTCGATGGCAGTTGGCTTGGTAAGTGGCGATGCCGGTCAGAAGCTAATGGCACCATTCTCGATTGATTTATTCAAGGGAATGCTCGCCTTTTTCCTCCTAGATATGGGGCTCATGGCAGCTCGTAATATTAAAGGCTTACGTGGCAAACCCCCCATCACTCTGCTCTATGCGATTGGCTCACCGCTTTCGCACGCACTGATCGCATTAGGACTTTGCAAGCTCATTGGACTACCTTTAGGAAATACCATCCTGCTGATGGTTCTTGCATCCAGCGCCTCTTACATTGCCGTGCCCGCAGTTTTGCGGCATGCATTACCTGAAGTGAATCCAGGCCTTTACATGGGAATGTCACTAGGAATCACATTCCCATTCAATATTATTCTAGGCATCCCTCTGTATGCCATGATTGCCAAACTAGTCATGTAA
- a CDS encoding LysR family transcriptional regulator — protein MIYSYRHLYYFWVVAKEGSMSKAAERLNIAIQTISAQVHELEKSLGYLLFKPAGRGIALTESGFAALEIADQIFLLGERLPEAVREAASSKKIKITVGVSDGLPKLVTKQLLEPILEKNDVQLIAHEGEFEDLLADLALHRLDIVLADRPAPINKNLHVYSEELMKSSIAWFGPKKLLKQSKKSFPACLNDLPILLPTSHSKVRHLIDQWFVQNSINPNIAGEFEDSALLKTFAASGLGVFPAGESIKKDLKETYHIEMIGKCEDIYEYFYAIRSEKKIQHPLVEAIIKR, from the coding sequence ATGATTTATAGCTACCGTCATTTGTATTACTTCTGGGTTGTGGCCAAGGAGGGGAGCATGTCTAAGGCTGCTGAGCGCCTCAATATTGCCATTCAGACAATCAGCGCCCAAGTACACGAATTAGAAAAATCTCTTGGCTACCTATTATTTAAACCAGCAGGCCGAGGGATAGCACTAACCGAGTCTGGCTTTGCGGCACTAGAAATTGCCGATCAAATTTTTCTTTTGGGAGAGAGGCTTCCAGAAGCAGTAAGAGAAGCAGCAAGCTCTAAAAAAATAAAAATAACAGTTGGTGTATCCGATGGCCTTCCGAAGCTGGTGACCAAACAACTGCTGGAACCTATCCTTGAAAAAAATGATGTGCAACTGATTGCGCATGAAGGAGAATTTGAAGACCTCTTGGCTGACCTTGCCCTACATAGGTTAGACATTGTGCTTGCCGATAGACCCGCACCGATCAATAAAAATCTGCATGTCTACAGCGAAGAGCTCATGAAGTCATCGATTGCCTGGTTTGGCCCCAAGAAGCTTCTCAAGCAATCCAAAAAATCTTTTCCTGCGTGCCTTAATGATCTGCCCATCCTATTACCAACCTCGCACTCAAAGGTAAGACACCTCATCGATCAATGGTTCGTACAAAATAGCATTAACCCAAACATTGCCGGGGAGTTTGAGGATAGCGCCCTACTAAAAACCTTTGCTGCTAGTGGCTTAGGAGTCTTCCCAGCCGGAGAAAGCATCAAAAAGGATTTAAAAGAAACCTACCATATTGAAATGATTGGCAAGTGTGAAGATATCTACGAGTATTTTTACGCCATTCGATCAGAAAAGAAAATTCAGCACCCACTAGTAGAGGCAATTATTAAGCGTTAG
- a CDS encoding TerC family protein, with product MELFSPEFFSALLAIIVIDLVLAGDNAIVIAMAARNLPVHLQKKAILWGAIGAIAVRSAMTLVVVYLLKIPGLMLIGGLLLVWIAYRLLCPSQDKDEHGHASTTFWGAMKTIVIADAIMGLDNVLAVAGASHGSYVLVVLGLLISIPIVIWGSTQILKLVERFPSVIYLGAGVLAWTAAKMIISEPMSKNWLSSQNPAMEYVIQVVVVFGVLISGYIASRRALDSRLSPPMTSHN from the coding sequence GTGGAATTATTTAGTCCGGAATTTTTCTCGGCATTGTTGGCAATTATTGTGATTGACTTGGTGCTTGCGGGAGATAACGCTATTGTGATTGCAATGGCTGCACGTAACCTCCCAGTTCACCTTCAGAAAAAAGCGATCTTGTGGGGTGCTATCGGTGCTATTGCTGTCAGAAGCGCCATGACTCTTGTGGTTGTGTATCTACTGAAGATTCCAGGATTGATGCTAATAGGTGGGCTGCTATTAGTTTGGATTGCTTATCGTTTACTGTGCCCGTCTCAAGATAAAGATGAGCATGGCCATGCCTCTACTACCTTCTGGGGTGCAATGAAAACTATTGTGATTGCAGATGCCATTATGGGGCTAGATAATGTTCTCGCAGTAGCAGGTGCATCACACGGCAGTTATGTACTCGTTGTGCTTGGGTTGTTAATTAGCATCCCCATCGTGATCTGGGGTTCCACACAAATACTCAAATTAGTTGAGCGCTTCCCTTCAGTCATTTACTTGGGTGCTGGAGTGCTGGCTTGGACTGCTGCCAAGATGATCATTTCTGAGCCGATGTCGAAAAATTGGCTTTCATCCCAGAACCCAGCCATGGAGTACGTTATTCAAGTAGTTGTTGTATTTGGCGTCTTAATTAGTGGCTACATAGCTAGTAGACGAGCACTGGATAGTAGGCTTTCCCCGCCTATGACCAGCCACAATTAG
- a CDS encoding TolC family protein — MNVLRALLTVAACILFVGGVSAQTQKPLTLNELIGIALESSPQVLAARDQSKAIKGQLSSARAIPNPDFELNTGQQRSVSGPLTTGNVSSWSVTQPLDMPYTRYPRVNAAEANLRAAEATRIAFEIEMISRVQQRFYELMRRDAELKAAEEDLGLTKQIRDRMQIRYDVGETARFELIRAQTEFLNAQINTESSKLRVEQAKGQLRQVVGHNLPVDYEVVSQSLKMEPLPTLPILLSELHAQSPELQRAKAEVEATESKLSFEQNSRLPKLSIKAQQYNDPNFTDRLYGLVVSIPIWDFKGGQIAEAEANASKAKNQLNAQSQSLEQQLETAYKLYQMTSYQVKILDQDVVQLASSARRIAEVSYRYGERGMLEYLDAQRTFRVARNDLIKARFDLASVVTEIQRLRATPEWIAKIESGMQ, encoded by the coding sequence ATGAATGTTTTAAGAGCTTTGTTGACAGTAGCTGCTTGCATTTTGTTTGTAGGCGGGGTCAGTGCACAAACTCAAAAGCCTCTGACGCTAAATGAGTTGATTGGTATTGCCTTAGAGTCGAGCCCTCAAGTATTGGCGGCTCGGGATCAATCTAAAGCGATCAAGGGGCAACTCTCTTCTGCTCGTGCAATTCCAAATCCCGATTTTGAGCTTAATACCGGACAACAAAGATCGGTATCCGGACCCTTGACTACCGGCAATGTGTCTTCCTGGTCAGTTACCCAGCCGCTGGATATGCCCTACACCCGATATCCTCGTGTGAATGCAGCTGAGGCTAACTTACGAGCGGCCGAAGCAACTCGTATTGCCTTTGAAATTGAAATGATCTCCCGAGTGCAACAGCGTTTTTATGAGTTGATGCGTCGTGATGCTGAGTTAAAAGCGGCTGAAGAAGATTTGGGATTGACTAAACAAATTCGCGATCGTATGCAAATTCGTTATGACGTTGGTGAGACTGCTCGATTTGAATTAATTCGTGCACAAACAGAATTTCTAAATGCACAAATTAATACTGAATCTAGTAAGCTCAGAGTTGAGCAGGCTAAGGGTCAACTGAGGCAGGTAGTTGGGCATAACTTGCCGGTAGATTATGAGGTTGTTTCTCAATCCCTCAAGATGGAGCCTTTACCCACCTTACCAATTTTGCTGAGTGAGTTGCATGCGCAGAGTCCCGAGTTGCAGCGGGCAAAAGCAGAGGTTGAGGCGACTGAATCCAAGCTAAGCTTTGAGCAGAACTCTCGCCTACCTAAGCTATCCATCAAGGCGCAGCAATATAACGACCCTAACTTCACTGACCGTCTGTATGGCTTGGTGGTGAGCATTCCTATTTGGGATTTCAAGGGTGGCCAAATTGCGGAGGCAGAAGCCAATGCATCTAAGGCTAAGAATCAACTGAATGCCCAAAGCCAGAGCTTAGAACAGCAGTTGGAGACGGCATACAAGCTTTATCAGATGACTAGTTATCAGGTAAAAATTCTGGATCAAGATGTCGTGCAGCTAGCATCCAGTGCGCGTCGGATTGCAGAAGTTTCTTACCGTTACGGTGAGCGCGGCATGCTGGAGTATTTAGATGCACAAAGAACATTTAGAGTGGCTCGTAATGATTTGATCAAGGCTCGCTTTGATTTGGCCTCAGTCGTTACCGAGATTCAGCGTTTAAGAGCAACCCCGGAGTGGATTGCAAAAATTGAGAGTGGAATGCAATGA
- a CDS encoding efflux RND transporter periplasmic adaptor subunit, with protein sequence MKQEFTEITAKLKEFYSRYMAIAKVYAQEWLAIVIKAQNDLYVLTHAWFSTHLPRVAQQYDKAPPWTQKGLFYLPWFCLFLIILNYFNVFDRSPTIKSVQDPNVVIVNDDLRNMITEGETYTGSFVEELRASGRVDFNEMFLSRIGANVTGRVSEILAIPGQKVKQGDILAKITSTELTQSQLSFLKAKSASQLADQAANRARILYKEDVIALAELQKREAEASSAKAEYRAANDQLRVQGMDQPSIDRLAKSGVIESTNNVIASIPGEIVERKINKGQVVQPADALFTVADLNTLWAVSEIPESNSYLIHKGQKVNLIIPALRNAEIEGVVAHVDSIVNPQTRTVVVRMEVPNKDGLIKPGMLATMMIESQPTEKLLVPTSAVIREDNKDYVFIKEDDDLYRMIAVKLGPEGKGYRPVISGLKEGQNIAVNGAFHLNAERKRQLSGG encoded by the coding sequence ATGAAGCAAGAGTTCACGGAAATCACGGCTAAGTTAAAGGAGTTTTACTCCCGCTATATGGCAATTGCAAAAGTCTATGCGCAGGAATGGCTTGCTATTGTCATTAAAGCTCAAAATGATTTGTATGTGCTGACCCATGCGTGGTTTAGTACTCACTTGCCTCGTGTGGCTCAGCAATACGATAAAGCGCCCCCTTGGACGCAAAAAGGGCTTTTTTATCTTCCTTGGTTTTGCCTATTTCTGATCATCCTGAATTACTTCAACGTCTTTGATCGCAGTCCGACTATTAAGTCTGTGCAAGACCCCAATGTGGTGATCGTGAATGATGACCTGCGCAACATGATTACTGAGGGTGAGACTTACACCGGCTCCTTTGTTGAAGAGTTACGCGCTTCTGGTCGAGTAGATTTTAATGAGATGTTTTTATCTCGTATCGGTGCAAACGTAACAGGTCGCGTGTCAGAGATTCTTGCTATTCCAGGTCAAAAGGTGAAGCAGGGTGATATTTTGGCCAAAATTACCTCTACTGAATTAACGCAATCCCAACTATCTTTCCTGAAGGCCAAGAGCGCAAGTCAGTTGGCTGACCAGGCTGCAAACCGAGCTAGGATTTTGTATAAAGAGGATGTGATCGCTTTGGCTGAGTTGCAAAAGCGGGAGGCTGAGGCTAGTAGTGCCAAAGCGGAATATCGTGCGGCAAATGACCAACTGCGTGTTCAAGGTATGGATCAGCCTAGTATTGATCGCTTAGCAAAGTCCGGTGTGATTGAGTCAACAAACAATGTGATCGCTAGTATTCCGGGTGAAATTGTGGAGAGAAAGATCAATAAAGGGCAAGTGGTGCAGCCTGCTGATGCTTTATTTACGGTGGCTGATTTGAATACCCTATGGGCAGTCTCTGAGATTCCTGAAAGTAATTCCTATTTGATTCACAAAGGTCAGAAGGTCAACTTAATCATTCCTGCTTTGCGTAATGCAGAGATTGAGGGTGTGGTTGCTCACGTGGACTCTATTGTTAACCCGCAAACACGTACAGTTGTTGTGCGAATGGAAGTGCCTAACAAAGATGGTTTGATTAAGCCTGGAATGTTAGCAACCATGATGATTGAGAGTCAGCCGACTGAAAAACTGCTAGTGCCTACTAGTGCAGTCATTCGTGAAGATAACAAAGACTATGTATTCATTAAAGAAGATGATGATCTTTATCGCATGATAGCTGTGAAGCTTGGACCTGAAGGCAAAGGATATCGTCCGGTGATCTCAGGTCTTAAGGAGGGTCAAAATATTGCAGTGAATGGCGCCTTCCATCTGAATGCTGAGCGTAAAAGACAGTTGAGTGGTGGTTAA